In one Silene latifolia isolate original U9 population chromosome 10, ASM4854445v1, whole genome shotgun sequence genomic region, the following are encoded:
- the LOC141607240 gene encoding uncharacterized protein LOC141607240: MSDNYKEWPEKIPFASWGYRTSIRTATGATPYYLVYGMEAVQPVELEVPSLRILLESQVPEADWVQARYDSLVLLDERRLNALYHVQLYQKRIERAFNKKVKPRGINEGDLVLKSVRALLPVDPRGKFKPNWAGPYLVKKILTGGAVRLTDLDGNDFSNPTNLDQLKKYYP, from the coding sequence ATGTCTGACAATTACAAGGAGTGGCCGGAGAAGATACCCTTCGCATCATGGGGATATAGAACATCCATTAGAACAGCCACAGGGGCAACCCCGTACTATCTAGTTTACGGGATGGAAGCAGTACAACCAGTCGAACTGGAAGTACCCTCCCTACGCATCTTGCTCGAAAGCCAGGTCCCGGAAGCGGATTGGGTCCAAGCCAGATATGATTCGTTGGTGTTGCTCGATGAGCGTCGTTTGAATGCGTTGTATCATGTTcagctctatcagaaaaggatagagcgggcttttaacaagaaggtgaagcCCAGGGGAATTAATGAAggcgatttagttctcaaatcagtaAGGGCTCTATTACCAGTCGATCCAAGAGGGAAGTTTAAGCctaattgggccggtccttatCTCGTGAAGAAGATACTCACAGGAGGCGCGGTACGTTTGACAGATTTGGATGGAAATGATTTCTCGAATCCAACGAATCTGGATCAGTTGAAGAAGTACTATCCTTAA